A window of the Cystobacter fuscus genome harbors these coding sequences:
- a CDS encoding GspE/PulE family protein, producing MLLPAPVTPSAPSPNRSRTDFSLSFVLDALVTQRVLTAEQAQNILAREQAARARVLKNQGVTGKDTTRYDVSPVEIVAAFQVPLADGRGVLDEDRVTEITARAAGIPYKKVDPLKLDMALATRTVSRPFAQKNVLLPLERGQDGRLVVAVANPFDQELFESIHVLTGMPIDPVLASKGDILRAIADIYGFKRTLAKAADDFSANPGNSPQVSNFEQLVTLSGRQELDAADQPVVQAVDYLLRYAFDNRASDIHIEPKRTTSLVRLRIDGVLHPVYTLPAGVHPPIVSRVKMLSRMDISEKRKPQDGRIKTEKDGREVELRVSCLPTAFGEKVVIRVFDPETLVQDIAQLGFDQQEKSVFESWIGQPHGIILVTGPTGSGKTTTLYSALKAVAGPDVNVTTIEDPIEMVWDGFNQVQVQPKVGLDFANALRSILRQDPDVIMVGEIRDEETAENAVQAALTGHLVLSTLHTNDAIGSVARLKDLGVPPFLLAQSLIGMMAQRLLRRVCPHCAQQTSLTQDELAMLGTPIPLLPNGVRIVKGVGCVRCRGTGYWGRTGAFEIVNMNNELREFISRGANPTQILDAARRAGTRTLREAAVRKLAMGLTSFDEVVRMTSLS from the coding sequence ATGCTTTTGCCCGCGCCCGTGACCCCGTCCGCTCCCTCTCCGAACCGGAGCAGAACCGACTTCTCGCTGTCCTTCGTGCTCGACGCGCTCGTCACCCAGCGGGTGCTCACCGCCGAGCAGGCGCAGAACATCCTCGCGCGCGAGCAGGCCGCACGGGCCCGGGTCCTCAAGAACCAGGGCGTCACGGGCAAGGACACGACACGCTACGACGTGTCTCCCGTGGAGATCGTCGCCGCCTTCCAGGTGCCGCTGGCGGATGGCCGTGGCGTGCTCGACGAGGATCGCGTCACGGAGATCACCGCGCGCGCCGCCGGCATCCCCTACAAGAAGGTGGATCCGCTCAAGCTGGACATGGCGCTGGCCACCCGCACCGTCTCCCGGCCCTTCGCGCAGAAGAACGTGCTGCTGCCGCTCGAGCGCGGCCAGGACGGCCGGCTGGTGGTGGCGGTGGCCAACCCCTTCGATCAGGAGCTGTTCGAGAGCATCCACGTGCTCACCGGCATGCCCATCGATCCGGTGCTCGCCTCCAAGGGCGACATCCTCCGGGCCATCGCGGACATCTACGGCTTCAAGCGCACGCTGGCCAAGGCGGCGGATGACTTCAGCGCCAACCCGGGCAACTCGCCGCAGGTGAGCAACTTCGAGCAGCTCGTCACGCTCAGTGGCCGCCAGGAGCTGGACGCCGCGGACCAGCCCGTGGTGCAGGCGGTGGACTACCTCCTGCGCTACGCCTTCGACAACCGCGCCTCGGACATCCACATCGAGCCCAAGCGCACCACCTCGCTCGTGCGCCTGCGCATCGACGGCGTGCTGCACCCCGTCTACACCCTGCCCGCGGGCGTGCACCCGCCCATCGTGTCGCGCGTGAAGATGCTCTCGCGCATGGACATCTCCGAGAAGCGCAAGCCCCAGGACGGCCGCATCAAGACGGAGAAGGACGGGCGCGAGGTGGAGTTGCGCGTGTCCTGCCTGCCCACCGCCTTCGGCGAGAAGGTCGTCATCCGCGTGTTCGACCCGGAGACGCTGGTGCAGGACATCGCCCAGCTCGGCTTCGATCAGCAGGAGAAGAGCGTCTTCGAGTCGTGGATCGGGCAGCCCCACGGCATCATCCTCGTCACCGGCCCCACCGGCAGCGGCAAGACGACCACGCTCTACTCGGCGCTCAAGGCCGTGGCGGGGCCGGACGTGAACGTCACCACCATCGAGGATCCCATCGAAATGGTGTGGGACGGCTTCAACCAGGTGCAGGTGCAGCCCAAGGTGGGGCTCGACTTCGCCAACGCCCTGCGCAGCATCCTGCGCCAGGACCCGGACGTCATCATGGTGGGCGAAATCCGCGACGAGGAGACGGCGGAGAACGCCGTCCAGGCCGCGCTCACGGGCCACCTGGTGCTCTCCACGCTGCACACCAATGACGCCATCGGCTCGGTGGCGCGGCTCAAGGACCTGGGCGTACCGCCCTTCCTGCTCGCGCAGAGTCTCATCGGAATGATGGCCCAGCGCCTGCTGCGGCGCGTGTGCCCGCACTGCGCTCAGCAGACGTCGCTCACCCAGGACGAGCTGGCCATGCTGGGTACCCCCATCCCCCTGCTGCCCAACGGGGTGCGCATCGTCAAGGGCGTGGGGTGCGTGCGCTGCCGGGGGACCGGTTACTGGGGCCGCACGGGTGCCTTCGAGATCGTCAACATGAACAACGAGCTGCGCGAGTTCATCTCCCGCGGCGCCAATCCCACGCAGATCCTGGACGCCGCGCGCCGGGCGGGCACGCGCACCCTGCGAGAGGCCGCCGTGCGAAAGCTCGCCATGGGTCTTACTTCCTTCGACGAGGTGGTGCGCATGACGTCCCTGAGTTGA
- the hemC gene encoding hydroxymethylbilane synthase, whose protein sequence is MKSIRIATRQSPLALWQARHVGALLSRLHPELQVSFVEMTTAGDRFLAAPLSTVGGKGLFVKEIEQCLLDGRADLAVHSLKDMTSVLPPGLLLAALPTREDPRDALCGPPGLSLDGLPKGARLGTSSLRRSCILRARRPDLEIVSLRGNVQTRLARMRELQLHGAVLAFAGLKRLGLDSEIAEVLPTSVSLPAVGQGVLAIQCRTEDAAVRALLAPLEDATTRVAVTAERAFMARLEGGCTVPLAGHATVQGQTVHLRGLVGRPDGTKVVMGERSGPVEAALAVGDALAEELLSRGAADILRDFGRLASARES, encoded by the coding sequence ATGAAGTCCATCCGAATCGCCACACGGCAGAGTCCGCTGGCGCTCTGGCAGGCCCGTCACGTGGGCGCGCTGCTCTCCCGGCTCCATCCCGAGCTGCAGGTCTCCTTCGTCGAGATGACCACCGCGGGCGACCGCTTCCTCGCCGCGCCCCTGTCCACCGTGGGTGGCAAGGGGTTGTTCGTGAAGGAGATCGAGCAGTGCCTGCTCGATGGCCGCGCGGACCTGGCCGTGCACAGCCTCAAGGACATGACGTCCGTGCTGCCCCCGGGCCTGCTGCTCGCGGCGCTGCCCACGCGCGAGGATCCGCGCGACGCGCTCTGCGGCCCTCCCGGCTTGTCGTTGGACGGGCTGCCCAAGGGAGCACGGCTGGGCACGTCCTCGCTGCGGCGCAGCTGCATCCTGCGAGCGCGGCGGCCGGACCTGGAGATCGTCAGCCTGCGCGGCAACGTGCAGACGCGGCTGGCGCGCATGCGCGAGCTGCAACTGCATGGCGCGGTGCTCGCCTTCGCGGGCCTCAAGCGCCTGGGTCTGGACTCGGAGATCGCCGAGGTGCTGCCCACCAGCGTGAGCCTGCCGGCGGTGGGGCAGGGCGTGCTCGCCATCCAGTGCCGCACGGAAGACGCCGCGGTGCGCGCTCTGCTCGCGCCGCTCGAGGACGCCACCACGCGCGTGGCGGTGACGGCCGAGCGCGCCTTCATGGCCCGCCTGGAAGGTGGCTGCACCGTCCCACTCGCGGGACATGCCACCGTGCAGGGCCAGACCGTCCACTTGCGTGGACTGGTGGGTCGGCCGGATGGCACGAAGGTGGTGATGGGCGAGCGCAGTGGTCCGGTGGAGGCGGCGCTCGCGGTGGGCGACGCGCTCGCGGAGGAATTGTTGTCGCGTGGCGCGGCGGACATCCTGCGTGATTTTGGTCGCCTCGCCTCCGCGCGGGAGTCCTAG
- a CDS encoding TldD/PmbA family protein codes for MSTTNSTSLEETARRAVDLARRHGANEASATAGRMRELEVQWRDGRVEKVSEATTRGLSLQLFVDGRYSAVSTSDLRPDALDRFISDSIAMTRVLTPDEHRRLPEPEFYAGRASLELMIEDPRQTQLSSEERQRFARELEEGARSADGKGAILSVTTGFGDLSREVFRVTSNGFEGGSRSTQFAASAEVSVQDPDGRRPEEGDSGFSRFFEDLPSASALGRRAGERALGRIGSVKGASAVLPMVVDNKAAGRLVSMLLASMVGGAIQQKRSFLDGKLDQQVGSPLLSLSDEPHLKRGLGSRLFDGEGITSRPMALFEEGVLRTYFIDSYYARKLQTRPTTGGPSNLSWKLGTKDRAGLLADLGEGILVTGFLGGNSSALTGDFSLGIQGFRVRGGQLAEPISEMNISGNQLDLWKRLVAVGSEPYRYSTSRTPTLVFEGVQFAGT; via the coding sequence ATGAGCACGACGAACAGCACGAGTCTGGAAGAGACGGCGCGGCGGGCGGTGGACCTGGCCCGCCGGCATGGTGCCAACGAGGCCTCGGCCACCGCGGGCCGCATGCGGGAGCTGGAAGTGCAGTGGCGCGATGGCCGCGTGGAGAAGGTCTCCGAGGCGACCACCCGCGGCCTGTCGCTCCAGCTCTTCGTCGACGGGCGCTACTCCGCCGTCTCCACGAGCGATCTGCGCCCCGACGCGCTCGATCGCTTCATCTCCGACTCCATCGCGATGACGCGCGTCCTCACCCCGGACGAGCACCGCCGCCTTCCCGAGCCCGAGTTCTACGCGGGGCGCGCCAGCCTGGAGCTGATGATCGAGGATCCGCGCCAGACGCAGCTCTCCTCCGAGGAGCGCCAGCGCTTCGCCCGGGAGTTGGAGGAAGGTGCCCGCTCGGCGGATGGCAAGGGCGCCATCCTCTCGGTGACCACGGGCTTCGGCGACCTGTCCCGCGAGGTGTTCCGCGTCACCTCCAATGGCTTCGAGGGAGGCTCGCGCTCCACGCAGTTCGCCGCCTCCGCGGAGGTGAGCGTGCAGGATCCGGATGGACGCCGCCCGGAAGAGGGAGACTCCGGCTTCTCGCGCTTCTTCGAGGACCTGCCCTCGGCGAGCGCCCTGGGCCGTCGTGCCGGAGAGCGGGCCCTGGGCCGCATCGGCTCGGTGAAGGGCGCGTCGGCGGTGCTGCCGATGGTCGTCGACAACAAGGCCGCGGGCCGGCTCGTGTCGATGCTCCTCGCGTCGATGGTGGGCGGGGCCATCCAGCAGAAGCGCTCGTTCCTCGATGGGAAGCTGGACCAGCAGGTGGGCAGCCCGCTGCTGTCCCTCTCCGACGAGCCGCACCTGAAGCGGGGACTCGGCTCGCGCCTGTTCGACGGCGAGGGCATCACCTCCCGCCCGATGGCGCTGTTCGAGGAGGGGGTGCTGCGCACGTACTTCATCGACAGCTACTACGCCCGCAAGCTCCAGACGCGTCCGACGACGGGGGGGCCCTCCAACCTCTCCTGGAAGCTGGGAACGAAGGACCGGGCGGGGCTGCTGGCGGACCTGGGCGAGGGCATCCTCGTGACGGGCTTCCTCGGAGGCAACTCGAGCGCCCTCACCGGTGACTTCTCGCTCGGCATCCAGGGCTTCCGCGTGCGCGGAGGACAGCTCGCCGAGCCCATCAGCGAGATGAACATCTCCGGCAACCAGTTGGACCTGTGGAAGCGGCTGGTGGCCGTGGGCAGCGAGCCCTACCGCTACAGCACCTCGCGCACGCCCACGCTCGTCTTCGAGGGCGTGCAGTTCGCGGGCACGTAG
- a CDS encoding cytochrome C assembly family protein — translation MNHALVSLACHAYVVAALVYLVYLVRQWDALATAGRVLVGTGLVLHGVALFGLFGAQGGRPVGVAQGFSTFAFLLLAIFLVVDVRYRRPVMGAFITPLAVAVLLPGLLLDGGTPLPAHVQRPLLPVHITIALLGVAASAVAAGVAGMYLLMERQVKGKRFGLLFARLPSLEFLDTLNRQLVVVGFIALSVTLVTGAFFSSAAPGFVWSWQSKQIATLVAWVVFAALVSARSFGGWRGRRVALLTMTGFGLLLLCFLSSYDFTHVGGGWR, via the coding sequence ATGAACCACGCGCTCGTCTCCCTCGCCTGCCACGCCTATGTCGTCGCGGCGCTCGTCTATCTGGTGTACCTCGTCCGGCAATGGGACGCGCTGGCCACCGCGGGCCGCGTGCTCGTGGGCACCGGCCTGGTCCTGCACGGCGTGGCCCTCTTCGGGCTCTTCGGCGCCCAGGGCGGCCGCCCGGTGGGGGTGGCCCAGGGCTTCTCCACCTTCGCCTTCCTGCTGCTGGCCATCTTCCTGGTGGTGGATGTGCGCTACCGGCGGCCGGTGATGGGGGCCTTCATCACCCCCCTGGCGGTGGCGGTGCTCCTGCCGGGACTGTTGCTGGATGGGGGCACGCCCCTGCCGGCGCACGTGCAGCGGCCCCTGTTGCCCGTGCACATCACCATCGCCCTGCTGGGCGTGGCCGCCTCGGCGGTGGCCGCGGGCGTGGCGGGCATGTACCTGCTCATGGAGCGGCAGGTGAAGGGCAAGCGCTTCGGCCTGCTCTTCGCGCGCCTGCCCTCGCTCGAGTTCCTCGACACCCTCAACCGCCAGCTCGTGGTGGTGGGCTTCATCGCGCTGTCGGTGACGCTGGTGACCGGGGCCTTCTTCTCCAGCGCGGCGCCGGGCTTCGTCTGGTCCTGGCAGTCCAAGCAGATCGCCACCCTGGTGGCCTGGGTCGTCTTCGCCGCGCTCGTCAGCGCGCGCTCCTTCGGGGGCTGGCGGGGCCGGCGGGTCGCGCTGCTCACCATGACGGGGTTTGGTTTGTTGCTGCTGTGTTTCCTGTCGTCGTACGACTTCACGCACGTGGGTGGAGGCTGGCGCTAG
- the hemA gene encoding glutamyl-tRNA reductase, which translates to MEFLCMGVSHRTAPLSVRERLALPESQQVELLRRLAQAPHEAMLVSTCNRVELYMASPDLSQAREGAQRELLALGGPEGMDHLYEHRGEDALVHLFRVSASLDSMVLGEAQILGQVKDAFERGQGSGAVRGELTRVCAAAFGCAKRVRTETAIGRSATSMASAAVALASKVFDGLRDKTVLLVGAGEMSELAARHLKQAGATRMLVTNRTFSRAEALAAEVGATARPFEELLALLTSADVVVCSTASPVPLFTQENVASVGKARRFRPLFMVDLAVPRDIAPEVGSLDWVHAYDLDDIQKFVADNAAARAEEAQKAGVLVAQEVARFVRERAVRQGVPVLAQLRQRGEAIARAEVERTLAALGDSLNDKQRKSVEAMARAIVNKLLHEPTARLRAVGPEHEGNRLAGAAAELFGLEGSPNAPDASVPNVVATGGKG; encoded by the coding sequence ATGGAGTTCCTGTGCATGGGTGTGTCGCACCGGACGGCTCCGCTGTCCGTGCGGGAGCGGCTCGCACTGCCCGAGTCCCAGCAGGTGGAGCTGTTGCGGCGCCTGGCCCAGGCGCCCCACGAGGCGATGCTGGTGTCCACGTGCAACCGGGTGGAGCTGTACATGGCCTCGCCGGACCTGTCCCAGGCCCGGGAGGGCGCGCAGCGCGAGCTGCTGGCGCTCGGCGGCCCCGAGGGGATGGATCACCTCTACGAGCACCGGGGCGAGGACGCGCTGGTGCACCTCTTCCGGGTGTCGGCCAGCCTGGACTCCATGGTGCTCGGCGAGGCGCAGATCCTCGGCCAGGTGAAGGACGCGTTCGAGCGGGGGCAGGGCTCGGGGGCGGTGCGCGGCGAGCTGACGCGGGTGTGCGCCGCGGCGTTCGGCTGTGCCAAGCGCGTGCGCACCGAGACGGCCATCGGCCGCTCCGCCACCTCCATGGCCAGTGCCGCCGTGGCGCTCGCGAGCAAGGTGTTCGACGGGCTGCGGGACAAGACGGTGTTGCTGGTGGGCGCCGGGGAGATGTCGGAACTGGCCGCGCGCCACCTCAAGCAGGCCGGGGCCACGCGGATGCTGGTGACCAACCGCACCTTCTCGCGCGCCGAGGCGCTCGCGGCGGAGGTGGGTGCCACCGCGCGGCCCTTCGAGGAGCTGCTCGCGCTGCTCACCTCGGCGGACGTGGTGGTGTGCAGCACCGCCTCGCCCGTGCCCCTCTTCACCCAGGAGAACGTGGCCTCGGTGGGCAAGGCGCGCCGCTTCCGCCCGCTCTTCATGGTGGACCTGGCCGTGCCGCGCGACATCGCCCCGGAGGTGGGCTCGCTGGACTGGGTGCACGCCTACGACCTGGACGACATCCAGAAGTTCGTGGCGGACAACGCCGCCGCCCGTGCCGAGGAGGCGCAGAAGGCGGGGGTGCTCGTGGCCCAGGAGGTGGCCCGCTTCGTGCGTGAGCGCGCCGTGCGCCAGGGCGTGCCGGTGCTCGCCCAACTGCGGCAGCGCGGCGAGGCCATCGCCCGCGCCGAGGTGGAGCGCACGCTCGCCGCGCTGGGTGACAGCCTCAACGACAAGCAGCGCAAGAGCGTGGAGGCCATGGCGCGCGCCATCGTCAACAAGCTCCTGCACGAGCCCACCGCGCGGCTGCGCGCCGTGGGGCCCGAGCACGAGGGCAACCGGCTGGCGGGCGCCGCCGCCGAGCTCTTCGGACTCGAGGGCTCGCCCAACGCGCCGGACGCCTCCGTCCCCAACGTGGTGGCCACGGGAGGCAAGGGATGA
- a CDS encoding uroporphyrinogen-III synthase, which produces MDRRLEGIRVLVTRPRDRAEELCFLLEDEGAQVLHVPLLELVPPEDSRPLMAAAESIQRYKWVVFASASAVDALMEALREAGTTQLLSPVRFAVVGPRTARAVEGYGLKVAAESPSGTGEALAEVMRPALHPEDEVLLPAAEEGRRELEDALREHGARVTRVTAYRARPTPLPDETRALLEASPPDVALFASPRTAEAFLEDAGRERLGAARLVAIGPTTAAALSQLGLAVAAVAERPTPEALVEATVRAVRG; this is translated from the coding sequence GTGGACAGGCGACTCGAAGGTATCCGCGTTCTGGTGACGCGCCCGCGCGATCGAGCGGAGGAGCTGTGCTTCCTCCTCGAGGACGAGGGCGCGCAAGTGTTGCACGTGCCGCTGCTGGAGCTGGTGCCTCCGGAGGATTCGCGCCCGCTGATGGCGGCCGCGGAGTCCATCCAGCGCTACAAGTGGGTGGTGTTCGCCAGCGCCTCGGCGGTGGACGCGTTGATGGAGGCGCTGCGCGAGGCGGGCACGACGCAACTGCTGTCGCCCGTGCGCTTCGCCGTGGTGGGGCCGCGCACCGCGCGCGCCGTGGAGGGCTACGGACTCAAGGTGGCCGCCGAGTCTCCCAGTGGCACGGGCGAGGCGCTCGCCGAGGTGATGCGCCCCGCGCTGCACCCCGAGGACGAAGTGCTGCTGCCCGCGGCGGAGGAGGGGCGGCGCGAGCTGGAGGACGCCTTGCGCGAGCACGGCGCGCGGGTGACGCGAGTGACGGCCTACCGCGCCCGGCCCACGCCGCTGCCCGACGAGACGCGGGCGCTGCTCGAGGCCTCGCCGCCCGACGTGGCCCTCTTCGCCTCGCCCCGGACGGCGGAGGCCTTCCTGGAGGACGCGGGCCGCGAGCGGCTCGGCGCGGCCCGTCTGGTGGCCATTGGCCCCACCACCGCGGCGGCGCTGTCCCAACTGGGCCTCGCGGTGGCCGCCGTGGCCGAGCGTCCCACCCCCGAGGCGCTCGTGGAGGCGACCGTCCGGGCGGTTCGCGGATAG
- a CDS encoding metallopeptidase TldD-related protein — protein MTRQDLVGGGTDEALLGGAEAERTGTRGPAEGIGYFARFGVTETLIRETLAAALSRGGDYSDLFFQHRVSTSMSLEDGAVNRAFTTVELGVGVRVIKGDQTGYAYTEELSLEAMRSAARTAAAIADGPSRAGPQHFHVFKDLPKRYVLQAGWDAVRPEQKLPILEGLNSAAFQADTRVAKVSLSFSDEHGAVLVADSTGRIVEDVQPMTSLYLSCVAEQNGKREQNAYGVAGRAGLDFYSRDRLDRIVREAVARTTILFDSVQPPAGEMPVVLAAGSSGILLHEAIGHGMEADFNRKGTSIYADKLNKPIAHPFVNIVDDGTNEHARGAINVDDEGNVPGKTMLVENGVLTTFLHDSISARHYKVKPTGNGRRESYRHAPLPRMRSTYMLPGPHTPDEIIASVKKGIYCSNFTNGQVNIGAGDFTFYVKNGYLIEDGKLTRPIKDVNIIGNGPKVLEKVDMVANDLVIDEGGWTCGKDGQGVPVSQGIPTVRVASITVGGRNA, from the coding sequence ATGACGCGACAGGACCTGGTGGGTGGCGGCACGGACGAGGCACTGCTTGGCGGTGCGGAGGCGGAGCGGACGGGCACTCGAGGGCCCGCGGAGGGAATCGGGTATTTCGCCCGCTTCGGCGTCACCGAGACGCTCATCCGCGAGACGCTCGCCGCGGCGCTGTCGCGCGGCGGGGACTACAGCGATCTGTTCTTCCAGCATCGCGTCTCCACCTCCATGTCGCTGGAGGACGGCGCGGTGAACCGGGCGTTCACCACCGTGGAGCTCGGCGTCGGGGTGCGCGTCATCAAGGGAGACCAGACGGGCTACGCCTACACCGAGGAGCTGTCGTTGGAGGCGATGCGCAGCGCCGCGCGCACGGCGGCGGCGATCGCGGATGGACCCTCGCGGGCCGGCCCCCAGCACTTCCATGTCTTCAAGGACCTTCCCAAGCGCTACGTGCTCCAGGCCGGCTGGGACGCCGTGCGCCCCGAGCAGAAGCTGCCCATCCTCGAGGGGCTCAACTCGGCGGCCTTCCAGGCCGACACGCGCGTGGCCAAGGTGAGCCTGTCCTTCTCGGATGAGCATGGCGCGGTGCTCGTGGCCGACAGCACCGGGCGCATCGTCGAGGACGTGCAGCCGATGACGAGCCTCTACCTGTCGTGCGTCGCCGAGCAGAACGGCAAGCGCGAGCAGAACGCGTACGGCGTCGCCGGCCGAGCGGGGCTGGACTTCTACTCGCGCGACCGGTTGGACCGCATCGTGCGCGAGGCGGTGGCGCGCACCACCATCCTGTTCGACTCCGTGCAGCCCCCGGCCGGAGAGATGCCGGTGGTGCTCGCCGCGGGCTCCTCGGGCATCCTGCTGCACGAGGCCATCGGCCACGGCATGGAGGCCGACTTCAACCGCAAGGGCACGTCCATCTACGCGGACAAGCTCAACAAGCCCATTGCCCACCCCTTCGTGAACATCGTCGACGACGGCACGAACGAGCACGCGCGTGGCGCCATCAACGTGGACGACGAGGGCAACGTGCCGGGCAAGACGATGCTCGTGGAGAATGGGGTCCTCACCACCTTCCTCCACGACTCCATCTCCGCCCGCCACTACAAGGTGAAGCCCACGGGCAACGGCCGACGCGAGAGCTACCGCCACGCCCCCCTGCCGCGCATGCGCTCCACGTACATGCTGCCGGGGCCCCACACGCCCGACGAGATCATCGCCTCCGTGAAGAAGGGCATCTACTGCTCCAACTTCACCAACGGCCAGGTGAACATCGGCGCCGGCGACTTCACCTTCTACGTGAAGAACGGCTACCTCATCGAGGACGGCAAGCTCACGCGCCCCATCAAGGACGTGAACATCATTGGCAACGGGCCCAAGGTCCTGGAGAAGGTGGACATGGTCGCCAATGATCTCGTCATCGACGAGGGCGGCTGGACGTGCGGCAAGGATGGACAGGGCGTGCCCGTGTCCCAGGGCATCCCCACCGTCCGGGTCGCGTCCATCACCGTGGGCGGGCGCAACGCGTGA
- a CDS encoding VOC family protein produces METENLLSSFVKLLVTDVERSAAFYEALGFKRLRSDPPFLQLRWENQAEVYLVKAPAALGVEGRRGMGVLIGIRVGALGVEEVAARAQALGVSVDGPTRQPWHTREVVLADPDGYRLNFIEPA; encoded by the coding sequence ATGGAGACTGAAAACCTGCTGTCGTCCTTCGTGAAGCTGCTCGTCACGGATGTCGAGCGCTCCGCGGCCTTCTACGAGGCCCTCGGCTTCAAGCGGCTGCGCTCGGATCCTCCCTTCCTCCAACTGCGGTGGGAGAACCAGGCCGAGGTGTACCTGGTCAAGGCGCCCGCGGCGCTGGGGGTGGAGGGCCGCCGGGGCATGGGCGTGCTGATTGGCATCCGGGTGGGTGCCCTGGGCGTGGAGGAGGTGGCCGCACGTGCCCAGGCGCTCGGGGTGAGCGTGGATGGCCCCACCCGGCAGCCGTGGCACACGCGGGAAGTCGTCCTCGCGGATCCCGACGGCTACCGGTTGAACTTCATCGAGCCCGCGTGA